A window of Methanolobus sediminis contains these coding sequences:
- a CDS encoding helix-turn-helix domain-containing protein produces MQEKIKEIAARVRELRDISDISIEEMAGKLALSVDTYSKYEGGEEDIPASVLLEIAQNLNVDMSVLLTGEAPRMRVFSVTRKDKGVSAERRKDYKYQNIAANFAHKKAEPFVVRVDPKPEGTSISTNSHPGQEFDYVLEGTLKVVIHNNEIVLEEGDSIFFDSGYEHGMQALGGKPAKFLAVIL; encoded by the coding sequence ATGCAGGAAAAGATCAAAGAAATTGCAGCCCGTGTAAGGGAATTACGTGATATTTCCGATATTTCCATTGAGGAAATGGCCGGAAAGCTGGCATTGTCCGTTGACACTTATTCTAAGTATGAGGGTGGAGAGGAGGATATACCTGCAAGCGTTCTTCTTGAGATCGCCCAGAATCTGAATGTAGATATGTCAGTACTTCTCACCGGAGAAGCCCCAAGGATGCGTGTTTTCTCAGTCACCCGTAAGGATAAGGGTGTAAGTGCAGAACGTCGCAAGGATTACAAGTACCAGAACATTGCTGCAAACTTTGCTCACAAGAAGGCTGAGCCTTTTGTTGTAAGGGTTGACCCTAAACCGGAAGGCACATCAATTTCAACCAACAGTCATCCTGGTCAGGAATTCGATTATGTCCTTGAGGGAACACTTAAAGTGGTCATCCACAACAACGAAATTGTCCTTGAAGAAGGCGATTCCATATTCTTTGATTCTGGCTATGAACATGGAATGCAGGCACTTGGTGGCAAACCAGCAAAGTTCCTGGCTGTGATATTGTAA
- a CDS encoding PaaI family thioesterase: MDDIQSYFSQECFASNSGMKLTEVSKGYAKAEMKIEKRHHNILGTVHGGAIFTLADMAFAAASNSYGTVAVAINADISFVKAAVEGTLYAEAKETSINPKISTYVVNITDDKGDIVAIFNGMTYRKKNKLDIPEK; encoded by the coding sequence ATGGATGATATCCAAAGTTATTTTTCTCAGGAATGTTTCGCATCAAATTCCGGAATGAAATTAACTGAAGTCTCAAAAGGCTATGCTAAAGCAGAGATGAAAATAGAAAAAAGACATCACAATATCCTGGGTACTGTGCACGGTGGAGCAATTTTCACACTTGCAGATATGGCGTTTGCTGCAGCATCAAATTCATATGGAACAGTTGCCGTTGCCATCAACGCCGATATATCCTTTGTTAAAGCTGCTGTAGAAGGTACTCTTTATGCAGAAGCAAAAGAAACATCTATCAACCCTAAGATATCAACCTACGTCGTTAACATAACTGATGATAAGGGAGACATCGTTGCAATATTTAACGGAATGACATACAGGAAGAAAAATAAACTTGACATTCCGGAAAAATGA
- a CDS encoding phenylacetate--CoA ligase family protein, with the protein MRYWQPKYETMKKEERSELQLKRLKKTAAAVYNNVPFYREKFKQLGITPDNIKSLDDISKLPTTRKTDLRDNYPFGLFAVPREEIVRIHASSGTSGKPTVVGYTRNDIENWSDLMARNLTMAGLDSSDVFQNAVNYGLFTGGLGFHYGAERMGAMTVPSGTGNTARQLEMMIDFGVTAVHCTPSYALYLAETAKELDIVDKLSLRVGCFGAEPWSANTRKQLENSLNIKAYDSYGLSELMGPGVAFECEEQDGLHIWSDHFYVEVLDENGEQVAEGEKGELVLTSLTKEALPIIRYRTGDITRLLESECSCGRTTPRISRLLGRADDMLIVRGINVFPSQIEDVIVDIPEVTEHFQVLLDRNAKMLDEITVRVELEENAFTGELKDLAAVRRHVENELKSVLNIRTNVDLVEKGSIPRTAGKSQKVVDRRNAI; encoded by the coding sequence ATGAGATATTGGCAGCCAAAATACGAGACAATGAAAAAAGAAGAACGTTCTGAACTGCAACTAAAACGCTTGAAAAAGACGGCTGCGGCAGTCTATAATAACGTTCCTTTCTACAGGGAGAAGTTCAAGCAACTTGGCATAACTCCTGATAATATTAAATCACTTGATGATATCAGCAAATTACCAACCACAAGGAAGACTGATCTCAGGGATAACTATCCATTCGGTCTTTTTGCAGTACCAAGAGAGGAAATAGTAAGGATCCATGCATCTTCTGGTACAAGTGGAAAGCCAACAGTAGTTGGCTATACAAGGAATGATATCGAGAACTGGTCAGATCTCATGGCAAGAAACCTCACAATGGCTGGTCTTGACAGCAGTGATGTATTCCAGAATGCAGTTAACTACGGACTTTTTACAGGTGGTCTTGGTTTCCATTATGGTGCTGAAAGAATGGGTGCCATGACTGTGCCAAGTGGTACGGGAAATACAGCCAGGCAGCTTGAAATGATGATCGATTTCGGTGTAACTGCAGTTCACTGTACTCCTTCTTATGCACTTTATCTTGCAGAAACCGCAAAGGAATTGGATATTGTAGACAAGCTTTCTCTTAGAGTAGGATGTTTTGGTGCTGAACCATGGTCTGCAAATACAAGAAAACAGCTTGAGAACTCTTTGAACATTAAAGCATACGATTCCTACGGTCTTTCAGAACTCATGGGACCGGGTGTTGCTTTTGAGTGTGAGGAACAGGACGGCCTTCACATATGGAGTGATCACTTCTATGTTGAGGTTCTTGATGAGAATGGTGAGCAGGTTGCAGAAGGCGAGAAAGGAGAACTTGTACTCACATCCCTGACAAAGGAAGCACTTCCTATTATAAGATACAGAACCGGTGATATTACACGTCTTCTTGAGAGCGAATGTTCATGTGGTCGTACTACACCACGTATTTCAAGGCTTCTTGGAAGAGCAGACGATATGCTCATTGTGAGGGGTATCAATGTGTTCCCATCACAGATAGAGGATGTCATTGTGGACATTCCGGAAGTCACAGAGCATTTCCAGGTGCTTCTTGACAGAAATGCAAAGATGCTGGATGAAATCACTGTCAGGGTAGAGCTCGAAGAGAATGCTTTCACAGGCGAGCTCAAAGACCTTGCAGCTGTTCGCAGGCATGTCGAGAATGAACTCAAGAGTGTGCTCAACATCAGGACAAATGTTGATCTTGTAGAAAAAGGTTCTATCCCAAGAACAGCAGGAAAGTCACAGAAGGTTGTTGACAGAAGAAATGCAATCTAA
- a CDS encoding PAS domain-containing sensor histidine kinase: protein MLGNDNLDDATNYDSMDIPDSVKRELFQKTALLSGLLRSVPDLVFFKDADGVFLSCNEMFSRYVGKSAGEIIGKTSHDIFDRNRADFFRSNDRRVLESGHSYKSVEWIDRADGMRILLETFKAPLFTEEHELIGVVGVGRDITERKRTEVELQEKKNELFQIVNGSPIPAFVINKEHDIIYWNKACENTTGIKAKDIIGTRNSWMAFYHNKRPILADLIVDNCLSDIEKAYGNKKLQPSFVEGGYQAEDYFEAIGKWLLITAAPLRDHNNNIMGAIETLQDVSLSKQAEQAMLEAKMLAENTSRTKSEFLCNMNHELRTPLNLILGYADLLLAEETGTLSEDQRHFTEIIKFAGSRFLDLVDSLIYIAEIEEGKMEIDVDLFSLPNLMSDIKRMLVSQALKKGVNLEFDVDPSVTVIYADKSKIKTILHHLISNGIKFTPSGGTVLVIVRQNRNNELHLIVKDDGIGISEEDQKILYNAFVQLDWSLNRKFEGSGLGLSIVKKFVEVHGGTISLESKPGEGSTFEVILPLPSSETFGVLGDVYSSTRYTE from the coding sequence GTGCTAGGTAATGATAACTTAGATGATGCTACGAATTATGACTCAATGGACATACCTGACTCGGTAAAAAGGGAATTATTTCAAAAAACAGCTCTTCTTTCCGGCTTGCTTCGATCAGTTCCTGACCTTGTTTTTTTTAAAGATGCTGATGGTGTTTTTCTTTCGTGTAATGAAATGTTTTCCAGATATGTGGGCAAATCTGCCGGTGAGATTATAGGGAAAACCAGCCATGATATATTTGACAGAAACAGAGCTGATTTTTTCCGTTCCAATGACAGGAGAGTATTGGAGTCCGGTCACTCATATAAAAGTGTGGAATGGATAGATCGTGCAGATGGAATGAGAATTCTTCTTGAAACATTTAAAGCTCCTCTATTCACAGAGGAACATGAACTCATTGGTGTGGTGGGCGTCGGTCGTGATATAACAGAACGCAAACGCACAGAGGTCGAGTTACAGGAAAAGAAGAATGAACTATTCCAGATAGTGAATGGTAGTCCTATACCGGCTTTTGTGATCAACAAAGAGCACGATATCATATACTGGAACAAAGCCTGTGAGAATACAACAGGTATTAAGGCCAAAGATATAATAGGAACCAGAAACTCGTGGATGGCTTTCTATCATAATAAGAGGCCGATACTTGCAGATCTGATAGTTGACAATTGCCTTAGTGATATAGAAAAAGCATATGGCAATAAAAAGTTGCAACCTTCTTTTGTAGAAGGTGGTTATCAGGCAGAAGACTATTTTGAAGCAATAGGCAAATGGCTACTTATAACTGCTGCTCCTTTAAGGGATCATAACAATAATATCATGGGAGCAATTGAGACGCTCCAGGATGTAAGTCTCTCCAAACAGGCAGAGCAGGCAATGCTGGAAGCCAAAATGCTGGCAGAGAATACATCACGCACAAAAAGCGAGTTCCTCTGTAATATGAATCACGAACTCCGAACACCCCTGAATCTGATACTTGGATACGCAGATCTTCTTCTGGCTGAAGAGACTGGAACGCTGAGTGAAGATCAAAGGCATTTTACTGAGATTATCAAGTTTGCAGGCTCCAGATTCCTTGACCTGGTTGACTCGTTGATATATATTGCGGAGATTGAAGAAGGGAAGATGGAGATCGATGTCGATCTGTTCTCATTGCCTAATCTCATGTCTGATATAAAGAGGATGCTGGTTTCTCAGGCACTCAAAAAAGGTGTAAATCTTGAGTTTGATGTTGATCCTTCTGTAACAGTTATATATGCTGATAAGTCCAAGATAAAAACAATTTTACATCATCTTATCAGTAATGGAATAAAATTCACTCCTTCCGGGGGAACTGTTCTTGTCATTGTCAGGCAGAATAGGAATAATGAACTTCACCTGATTGTAAAAGATGATGGCATAGGTATATCGGAAGAAGACCAAAAGATACTGTACAATGCTTTCGTACAGCTTGACTGGTCTCTTAATCGTAAATTTGAGGGTTCAGGACTTGGTTTGAGTATTGTGAAGAAATTTGTCGAAGTTCATGGCGGAACCATCTCTCTTGAGAGTAAACCTGGTGAAGGAAGCACATTTGAAGTTATATTACCACTGCCTTCTTCAGAAACCTTTGGTGTACTTGGAGATGTATACAGCAGCACGAGATATACAGAGTAA
- a CDS encoding TIGR00297 family protein — MAGIPKIFENMEHEYRRQLLHAAFGFLILLFPFIGSEILLILSFLMIFALTFLPEDWPLNRYLYKKPLPGSREMLTDKINEGLKSAKNLAISVFILMLISALLEFTQYRLPLYVIAGAIAISTFGTSSANFIRHRKQLQILHCKSNAEEKECCLLPSSIVLLGVGILTTYLAGLWLIHWQNIDIDLNMLFFLAVIGSITGALFESIPSNIDNNLSVPLGSGMSMWLFSSFGYSVPPQQMFFALMFSLVLGYLAYKTRIADLSALFSAALLGVLIIVFSELFWFVLLLTFFILGGAFTKYKYRYKESIGLAQSKGGVRSYENVFSNSMAALILAICYGIYPQYADLIIFAYLGTVATATGDTLASEIGTTAHSQPIMITTLKPTRAGVDGAVTILGEVAALLGSMVIGLLPVLFGRVENATMAIAITTAGGFLGTNIDSLLGATLQKRGMLSNSGVNFVATFAGAIVSGIIYLLLN, encoded by the coding sequence ATGGCAGGCATACCAAAGATATTTGAGAACATGGAACATGAATACAGAAGGCAGTTACTTCATGCTGCTTTCGGTTTCCTCATACTTCTGTTTCCATTTATCGGCTCTGAGATTCTGCTAATCCTCAGTTTTCTAATGATATTCGCACTGACATTCCTGCCTGAAGACTGGCCTCTTAACCGTTATCTGTATAAAAAACCACTTCCGGGCTCAAGGGAAATGCTCACGGATAAAATTAATGAGGGACTTAAAAGCGCAAAGAACCTTGCAATATCCGTATTCATCCTGATGCTGATAAGTGCATTACTGGAATTTACTCAGTATAGACTTCCATTATATGTCATAGCTGGTGCAATTGCAATATCAACTTTTGGAACAAGTTCTGCAAACTTCATACGACATCGCAAGCAACTGCAGATCCTGCATTGCAAATCCAATGCTGAGGAAAAAGAGTGCTGTCTGCTCCCTTCCAGCATTGTGCTGCTTGGTGTGGGAATACTGACAACATATTTAGCCGGACTCTGGCTCATACACTGGCAGAATATTGACATTGATCTTAATATGCTCTTTTTCCTTGCGGTAATAGGCTCCATAACAGGAGCACTCTTTGAATCTATCCCATCAAACATAGATAATAATCTCTCCGTTCCACTTGGTTCGGGCATGTCAATGTGGCTTTTCAGCTCTTTCGGATACTCCGTACCTCCACAACAGATGTTCTTCGCATTGATGTTCTCACTTGTATTGGGTTATCTTGCATACAAAACAAGAATAGCTGATCTTTCGGCCCTTTTCAGTGCTGCTCTCCTGGGAGTTTTGATAATTGTATTCAGCGAACTATTCTGGTTCGTTCTTCTGTTGACATTCTTCATACTTGGAGGAGCCTTTACTAAGTACAAGTACAGATACAAAGAATCCATAGGACTCGCACAGTCCAAAGGCGGTGTCAGAAGCTATGAGAATGTGTTCAGCAACAGCATGGCAGCTCTGATTCTGGCGATATGCTATGGAATATATCCGCAATATGCAGACCTGATAATATTTGCATACCTCGGTACCGTGGCTACTGCAACCGGTGATACTCTTGCAAGTGAAATCGGAACAACCGCGCATTCACAACCAATAATGATAACCACACTGAAACCAACGCGTGCAGGTGTTGACGGAGCGGTCACCATACTTGGTGAAGTAGCCGCACTTCTCGGTTCCATGGTAATTGGCCTGCTTCCCGTTCTTTTTGGACGGGTTGAAAATGCAACTATGGCAATAGCCATTACAACCGCTGGTGGTTTCCTTGGAACAAATATTGACAGCCTCCTAGGTGCAACACTTCAGAAGCGTGGTATGCTTTCAAACAGTGGTGTCAATTTTGTTGCGACATTTGCAGGAGCTATTGTTTCAGGAATAATCTATCTCCTGCTTAACTAA
- a CDS encoding PAS domain-containing sensor histidine kinase: MNGYSKKNENVINNVTDVFGILLNESSIEKSLNLLADRAKHFFERSELASIRICLLGKESQYSDCTNYDMTLINEIVINGKKEGFIELNLKGLRPDVKENKSRIEEYEKQLDMFTRIVTLAFEKRNEITKLKTFEKKMRECYNKLDDYIFIIDSKTNIIDFNTNFQEFTGYPAEELRQMNMAGLMPQCTISKEVPLIIKKAIEYGRFTFECVHPCKNGEQIPMSITCKPMDNDKEDLFICVGKDISETKNAEQELHESEKKYSTIVEKGNDGILIIQNGIIKFANSRISELTGYEHDEIINENYMKFSPANDERGASEWLELCSSKVADREIFDINIATRNDSNIPVEINGSLIDYEGETAELLIIRDISERKRTEDLLKIERDKLYNYLDVAGSIIGIVNTDLNVIFVNNKGAEVLGYDKKDIIGKNWFDCFLPESVRELTRNNFIKVINHELDPPEYFENYIITKEGEERLIFWHDVPVEDENGRRIGVISSGEDITENRRMEAMLVESEKNLKTIFNHVDDLIYIYRPYGNFIDVNMAMISSTGYTREQMLGISPADIVKPEMKQLMNSYTERIIEEKSVIFEIAFVLKDGALLPVELNSRLIEYKGEQAILSVARNITERKKAEERLKRYAGELKKSNELKDLFTDIIRHDLLTPASVIKGYTEELLDTINDEQARILAQKVKNNNDRLIEMLETATTLAKLQKQDDIDFEVIDAVPVFKMVIESFMEQIETSQQIVNISGETCCPAIANPIIEDVFANLLSNAIKYSPENSSIDIDFSDEGNTWKVSVIDRGEGIPDSDKTLLFNRFQRADKRGIKGTGLGLAIVKRIIELHGGAYGVENNPQGKGSVFWITLKKAF, encoded by the coding sequence ATGAATGGATACTCAAAAAAGAATGAAAATGTTATAAATAACGTTACGGATGTCTTTGGCATATTGCTAAACGAGTCATCAATAGAAAAATCCCTGAACTTACTTGCAGATAGAGCAAAACATTTTTTCGAAAGATCTGAACTTGCTTCTATAAGGATCTGCTTACTCGGAAAGGAAAGCCAATATTCAGACTGCACCAATTATGACATGACCCTTATTAACGAAATAGTCATTAATGGAAAGAAGGAAGGTTTTATAGAGCTTAACCTTAAGGGACTTCGTCCTGATGTCAAAGAGAACAAGAGCAGGATCGAAGAATATGAAAAACAACTTGATATGTTCACAAGGATCGTGACACTTGCTTTTGAAAAAAGAAACGAGATTACGAAACTGAAGACCTTTGAAAAAAAAATGAGGGAATGTTACAACAAACTTGATGATTACATATTCATTATTGATTCAAAAACTAATATAATCGATTTTAACACGAATTTCCAAGAATTTACAGGTTATCCGGCAGAAGAACTTCGTCAGATGAATATGGCCGGGCTTATGCCCCAATGTACTATAAGTAAAGAGGTTCCGCTTATAATAAAAAAGGCAATCGAGTATGGACGTTTTACCTTTGAATGTGTTCACCCGTGCAAGAACGGGGAACAAATACCCATGAGTATAACCTGCAAGCCCATGGATAACGATAAAGAAGATCTATTCATTTGTGTGGGCAAAGACATATCTGAAACAAAAAACGCTGAGCAGGAACTCCATGAATCCGAGAAGAAGTACTCTACTATTGTGGAAAAAGGGAATGATGGAATTCTTATCATACAGAATGGGATCATCAAATTTGCAAATTCAAGGATTTCCGAACTCACAGGTTATGAACATGATGAGATAATCAATGAAAACTACATGAAGTTCAGTCCTGCAAATGATGAGCGTGGAGCATCAGAATGGCTCGAATTGTGCAGCAGTAAGGTTGCTGACAGAGAGATATTCGACATTAATATTGCAACCAGGAACGATAGTAATATCCCTGTGGAGATAAATGGTTCGCTTATTGATTATGAAGGTGAGACGGCAGAACTTCTAATCATAAGGGATATCAGTGAAAGAAAAAGAACAGAAGATCTTCTTAAAATAGAAAGGGACAAACTGTACAACTATCTTGATGTTGCAGGTTCGATCATAGGAATTGTGAACACAGATCTTAATGTAATCTTTGTTAATAACAAAGGAGCTGAAGTTCTTGGATATGATAAAAAGGATATAATCGGAAAGAACTGGTTTGATTGTTTCCTGCCTGAAAGTGTCAGGGAGCTAACCAGAAATAATTTCATCAAAGTAATTAACCACGAACTTGACCCTCCTGAGTATTTTGAAAATTACATTATAACAAAGGAAGGCGAAGAAAGGCTGATATTCTGGCATGATGTGCCGGTAGAAGACGAAAATGGCAGGCGGATAGGAGTTATTAGTTCGGGTGAGGACATAACCGAGAATAGAAGAATGGAAGCTATGCTGGTTGAGTCCGAAAAGAATCTTAAGACTATATTCAACCACGTTGATGATCTCATTTATATTTACAGGCCATATGGGAATTTCATTGATGTTAACATGGCCATGATATCTTCAACCGGTTATACTAGAGAGCAGATGCTTGGAATATCTCCGGCAGATATTGTAAAACCTGAAATGAAACAATTGATGAACAGCTATACTGAGCGCATTATAGAGGAAAAAAGTGTTATTTTTGAAATTGCTTTTGTGCTTAAAGATGGAGCCCTGCTCCCAGTTGAACTCAATTCCAGGCTGATAGAGTATAAAGGTGAACAAGCGATCCTTTCTGTTGCCAGAAATATAACTGAGAGGAAAAAGGCAGAGGAGAGGCTTAAAAGATACGCAGGTGAACTAAAAAAGTCAAATGAGCTTAAAGACTTGTTCACAGACATCATACGCCATGACCTTCTTACACCTGCAAGCGTTATCAAAGGTTATACAGAGGAACTTCTTGATACAATAAATGATGAACAGGCAAGGATACTTGCGCAGAAGGTAAAAAACAATAATGACAGACTAATCGAAATGCTTGAAACTGCCACCACTCTTGCAAAACTCCAGAAGCAGGATGATATTGACTTTGAGGTCATTGACGCTGTACCTGTGTTTAAAATGGTCATCGAAAGTTTCATGGAACAGATTGAAACAAGTCAGCAAATTGTGAATATATCCGGAGAGACCTGCTGTCCTGCAATTGCAAACCCTATTATAGAAGATGTTTTTGCTAATCTTTTGTCAAATGCCATCAAATACAGCCCTGAAAACAGTTCCATTGATATAGATTTCAGTGATGAAGGTAATACATGGAAAGTATCTGTTATCGACCGTGGTGAAGGAATTCCGGATTCTGATAAAACATTGTTGTTCAATAGATTCCAGCGTGCAGATAAAAGAGGAATTAAAGGTACAGGACTTGGTCTTGCCATAGTTAAACGTATAATAGAACTGCATGGCGGAGCATATGGTGTAGAAAATAATCCCCAAGGAAAGGGAAGTGTATTCTGGATTACATTGAAAAAAGCTTTT
- a CDS encoding Mov34/MPN/PAD-1 family protein translates to MSEAIKGIARDTLDFIMEVSKSTYPNEFAGLLETKDGIITDVLILPGTESSEINAVLKLFMMPNISAVGSVHSHPSSIIRPSKADLRLFSKTGNHHIIVGHPFGPDNWKCFNGSGEEIRLEVLDVEIEDDEIL, encoded by the coding sequence ATGAGTGAAGCAATAAAGGGAATTGCCAGAGATACTCTGGATTTTATTATGGAGGTCAGCAAGTCGACTTACCCTAATGAATTTGCCGGCCTTTTGGAAACAAAAGATGGAATTATTACGGATGTACTTATACTCCCCGGAACCGAATCCAGTGAAATCAATGCAGTTCTTAAACTCTTCATGATGCCAAATATCTCTGCAGTTGGTTCTGTACACAGCCATCCAAGTTCCATCATAAGACCTTCAAAGGCTGATCTCAGGCTGTTCAGTAAAACAGGGAACCATCATATAATAGTTGGCCACCCTTTTGGGCCTGATAACTGGAAATGTTTTAACGGCAGCGGGGAAGAGATCAGACTGGAAGTGCTTGATGTAGAGATAGAAGATGACGAGATTCTCTGA
- a CDS encoding AMP-binding protein, with protein MTSLLEKYVSRVEFTSYEDFKANFKINIPDNFNFAYDVVDVYAAEQPDKKALVWCDDNGEEKIFTFKDLQYYSNKTANMLKSLGVRKGDNVMLMLKSRYEFWFCILALHRIGAIAVPATHMLTKKDVVYRVERAIINTVICAPDEGILDYVDEAYDEVSSILKNRLVIGLEREGWLGFTGEMEKASEDFERPTGEEATCNDDILLNYFSSGTTGFPKMVQHSFTYPLAHIITAKYWQNVTDEGLHYTVADSGWAKCVWGKIYGQWIAGSAVFVYDYERFSADRMLENAIKYGVTTYCAPPTIYRFLIREDLSNYDFSCLKYCVTAGEPLNPEVYDQFYKITGMKLMEGFGQTETVVSVATYPWLEPKPGSMGKPSPEYDIMLINGEGKPCEAGEEGEICIDTSFGNPPGIFTGYRSDEALTARVWHDGYYHTGDMAWKDEDGYYWFVGRADDIIKTSGYRVGPFEVESALIEHPAVLECAITGVPDPVRGQVIKATIVLTKDYTASDELKKELQDHVKRVTAPYKYPRVVEFVPELPKTISGKIRRVEIRDHDQEGSQ; from the coding sequence ATGACTTCATTACTTGAAAAATATGTTTCGCGTGTGGAATTTACGTCCTATGAGGACTTCAAAGCAAACTTCAAGATCAATATTCCTGATAACTTCAACTTCGCATACGATGTTGTAGATGTCTATGCGGCAGAACAGCCTGATAAGAAGGCTCTTGTCTGGTGTGATGATAACGGTGAAGAAAAAATATTCACTTTCAAGGATCTCCAGTATTATAGTAATAAAACTGCAAATATGCTCAAGAGCCTTGGTGTAAGAAAAGGCGACAACGTAATGCTCATGCTCAAGAGCCGCTATGAATTCTGGTTCTGTATCCTTGCACTTCATAGAATTGGTGCCATTGCAGTTCCTGCAACCCACATGCTCACAAAGAAGGATGTTGTCTACAGGGTAGAGCGCGCAATTATCAATACTGTAATATGTGCACCTGACGAAGGTATTCTTGATTATGTTGACGAGGCTTATGATGAGGTAAGCAGTATTCTTAAGAACCGCCTTGTAATTGGTCTTGAAAGAGAAGGATGGCTTGGTTTTACCGGGGAAATGGAAAAAGCATCCGAGGATTTTGAACGTCCGACAGGTGAAGAAGCAACATGCAACGATGATATCCTGTTGAACTACTTCTCATCAGGAACCACCGGTTTCCCAAAGATGGTGCAGCACAGCTTTACCTATCCTCTTGCACACATTATAACAGCAAAGTACTGGCAGAATGTAACAGATGAAGGTCTCCATTATACTGTTGCTGATTCCGGCTGGGCAAAATGTGTATGGGGTAAGATATACGGTCAGTGGATAGCAGGCAGTGCTGTTTTTGTATATGACTACGAGAGATTCAGTGCTGACAGGATGCTTGAGAACGCTATCAAGTACGGTGTAACAACATACTGTGCTCCACCAACAATATACAGATTCCTTATCAGGGAAGACCTGAGTAATTATGACTTCAGCTGCCTTAAGTACTGTGTAACAGCAGGAGAACCTCTGAACCCTGAAGTTTACGATCAGTTCTACAAGATAACAGGTATGAAACTCATGGAGGGTTTCGGACAGACAGAAACAGTTGTCTCTGTTGCAACTTATCCCTGGCTTGAACCAAAACCAGGTTCAATGGGAAAACCCTCTCCTGAGTATGATATCATGCTCATTAACGGTGAGGGCAAACCATGTGAAGCAGGTGAAGAAGGAGAGATCTGCATTGACACAAGTTTTGGAAACCCGCCGGGAATCTTTACCGGATACCGTTCAGATGAGGCACTTACTGCAAGGGTCTGGCATGACGGTTACTACCACACAGGTGACATGGCATGGAAAGATGAGGACGGTTACTACTGGTTCGTTGGCAGGGCTGACGATATCATAAAGACATCCGGTTACCGTGTTGGTCCTTTCGAAGTAGAGAGTGCACTTATTGAGCACCCTGCAGTTCTTGAATGTGCAATCACAGGTGTTCCTGATCCAGTAAGAGGACAGGTTATCAAGGCAACCATAGTTCTTACAAAGGACTACACAGCCAGCGATGAGCTTAAGAAAGAACTCCAGGACCATGTAAAGAGAGTCACAGCACCTTACAAGTATCCACGTGTTGTGGAATTTGTTCCTGAACTTCCAAAGACTATCAGTGGGAAGATAAGGCGTGTTGAGATTCGTGACCACGATCAGGAAGGTTCACAGTAA
- a CDS encoding methanogenesis marker 8 protein: MPHIMEILGKARVVVENGEITEVGEPLIGWCPIFEKARGITEITKEEIRKNMEFRIKDFGLFTNKRQLDMDIFVGFGASETMMTGLTSGLLDTTVTACDGAGTVISNNPNLVQGMGARISGLVETEPIDETINGISERGGIVLDPSTARVDPVAGVRKAAQLGYRKIAVTVVFPETAKELREVEKELDLELVIIGAHVTGINRQAAQDLIDNTDIVTSCASKNIRELVKPLVQVGSAVPLFGLTQRGKELLLERAKEVDSPLFVSSAKLPSLPEAKQPKELV; the protein is encoded by the coding sequence ATGCCACATATCATGGAAATTCTTGGAAAGGCCAGAGTTGTTGTAGAAAATGGAGAGATCACTGAAGTTGGAGAACCTTTGATCGGCTGGTGTCCCATATTTGAAAAGGCTCGTGGCATAACTGAGATCACAAAGGAAGAGATCAGAAAGAATATGGAGTTCCGAATAAAGGATTTCGGTCTCTTCACAAACAAACGTCAGCTAGATATGGATATTTTCGTAGGTTTTGGTGCATCCGAGACAATGATGACAGGACTTACCAGTGGTCTGCTGGATACAACTGTCACTGCATGTGATGGTGCAGGGACTGTAATTTCCAATAATCCAAATCTTGTTCAGGGAATGGGTGCACGTATATCGGGTCTTGTTGAAACAGAACCTATAGATGAGACCATAAACGGAATTAGTGAACGTGGTGGAATTGTCCTTGACCCTTCAACTGCCAGGGTCGACCCGGTGGCAGGAGTCAGGAAAGCTGCACAGCTTGGTTACAGAAAAATAGCTGTTACCGTTGTTTTCCCGGAAACTGCAAAAGAGCTGCGTGAGGTTGAAAAGGAACTTGACCTTGAGCTTGTGATCATAGGTGCACACGTTACAGGTATTAACAGACAGGCAGCACAGGATCTGATTGACAATACTGATATTGTGACAAGTTGTGCTTCAAAAAATATACGTGAACTTGTAAAACCACTGGTTCAGGTTGGCAGTGCAGTTCCTCTTTTTGGACTTACACAGCGTGGAAAGGAATTGCTTCTGGAAAGGGCAAAGGAAGTGGATTCACCTCTGTTTGTCAGTTCTGCAAAGCTTCCCTCATTGCCTGAAGCAAAACAGCCAAAAGAACTGGTCTGA